The Sphingomonas aliaeris genome segment CAACGGCAACGGCAATATCGGTATTGAAAGTTCGGTCGGCGTGTTCATCGACGGCGTGTATCGCTCGCGATCCGCCTCCGCGATCGCCGATCTTCCCGACGTCCAGCGCATCGAGGTCCTGCGCGGCCCGCAATCGACCCTGTTCGGCAAGAACGTGTCGGCCGGCGCGATCAGCATCGTCACCAAATTGCCTGAGTTCGACTGGCACGTCCGCGCGGAGGCGACGGCCGGCAACTACGGGCTGATGCAGGCGAACGCTTCGATCACCGGTCCGCTCAGCGAAACGGTCGCGTTCCGCGTGTACGGCAACGTCAACCAGCGCGATGGCTATTTCCGGAACATCGTCAGCGGCGGCGAGGTCAATGGCCGCGACCGCTTCTCGATCCGCGGCGATCTGCTGTTCCAGCCCTCGTCGGACTTCTCGTTGCGTGTCATCGCGGATTTGAACCATATCGATGAAATCTGCTGCGGCGCCAGCACGCTGTTCAACGGGCCCGCGACCGTCCTGATCGGAGCGCCCCGCGCGGGTGTTCTCGGTGTCGGCGCGACGATAGGCAATCCGGCCCGGTTGTTCGACCGCGAACTGGTCTACAATACCGCGCCGAACAACGTCCTGACCGGCAAGGGCATTTCCGCGCAGGCCGATCTCAGCCTCGGCTTTGCGAAGCTGACGTCGATCACCTCCTATCGTACGCAGAGCAACCGCACGACACTCGACGTCGATTTCACCGGCGCTGATATTTCGAACCAGACGACCAACGATCGCATCAAGACCTTCACACAGGAATTCCGCCTGGCATCGGACAATGCGGGTCCCTTCAACTGGCTGCTCGGCGGCTTCTATGCCGACGAGAAGATTGATACCGGCCGCAACATCCTGTTCGGTCGCGACTCCCGCGCGTTTGTCGATGCACTGACCGTCGGACGCGGCGCGAACGGCCTGCCCAACGGCGCCCCGCCCGTCGGGACGCTCGAAACGCTCCAGTCGCTGGTCAATCCGAATGTCCGCCCCGGCGCGACCTATTTCCAGCAGGGCCAAGGCATCTTCGACAATTACAAACTGGACGACCGATCCTTCTCGATCTTCGGGCAGTTCGACTTCAAGATCACCGACCGCCTGACGTTCACCGGCGGGGGCGCCTATCTCAACGATCGGAAGAAGGCGCAGTCCAACGTCGTGCTGACCGACCGGTTCGCGTTGCTCAACCTTCGGAATGTTCCGGAGCTTGGCTTCCTGCCTCTCTCGATCATTGCGCCGGGTGCCCCGGGCACGATCCCGGTCAATCTGTTCGCGGGTCTGAACGCGGTTCAATTCTTCTATGCCGACACCGCCAACCATGCGCCGGTCAACTTCCCGAACGCGAACGAAAGCGGCATTCTGAAGGACGACAAGTTCACCTATGCCGGGCGTCTCGCCTACGATCTCGACAGCCGCCTCAACGTCTATGCGAGCTATTCGACCGGCTGGAAGGCGGGTGCGTACA includes the following:
- a CDS encoding TonB-dependent receptor; its protein translation is MKRFELFAASALALVIAMPAAAQVAPPPPTTVPPDAATTATTDTPTDDAGNKVGGFQADDDIIVTAAKREQTLQDIPISVSVTGVDTIEKAQIVDLINLQSVVPSLRVTQFQSAGQTNFTIRGFGNGNGNIGIESSVGVFIDGVYRSRSASAIADLPDVQRIEVLRGPQSTLFGKNVSAGAISIVTKLPEFDWHVRAEATAGNYGLMQANASITGPLSETVAFRVYGNVNQRDGYFRNIVSGGEVNGRDRFSIRGDLLFQPSSDFSLRVIADLNHIDEICCGASTLFNGPATVLIGAPRAGVLGVGATIGNPARLFDRELVYNTAPNNVLTGKGISAQADLSLGFAKLTSITSYRTQSNRTTLDVDFTGADISNQTTNDRIKTFTQEFRLASDNAGPFNWLLGGFYADEKIDTGRNILFGRDSRAFVDALTVGRGANGLPNGAPPVGTLETLQSLVNPNVRPGATYFQQGQGIFDNYKLDDRSFSIFGQFDFKITDRLTFTGGGAYLNDRKKAQSNVVLTDRFALLNLRNVPELGFLPLSIIAPGAPGTIPVNLFAGLNAVQFFYADTANHAPVNFPNANESGILKDDKFTYAGRLAYDLDSRLNVYASYSTGWKAGAYNLSSDSRPPNNGVGRTADPENVTVYELGAKARFNGGFLNLAVFQQSIKGFQSNAFTGTGFALVNAGKQSVKGFELDAQYRPVRPLLLTGAVTYLDPKYDSFTRATCVSFDPVCQVPAGSPAGTLAPQFRDLSGRRPAGISKWTGSVSATYTQEFGDGYSAFVRGEYDFASKTRLTDTVPANLNTFSQNTVNASLGVSTPYKLDVQLWVRNLTQDKYLLSAFQTVIQSGSFSGYPNEPRTYGVTLRKAF